A single window of Methylomarinum sp. Ch1-1 DNA harbors:
- the moaB gene encoding molybdenum cofactor biosynthesis protein B: MNQISQFIPLNIALLTVSDTRQEADDVSGQTLAERVELAGHQVRQKTIVPDDVYRIRAAVSNWIADDRVNVVITTGGTGVTGRDGTPEAVAPLLDKTLDGFGEVFRMLSYRDIKTSTMQSRALAGVANGTFLFCLPGSSGACRTAWDELIKEQLDYRTKPCNLVQLMPRLMEK; the protein is encoded by the coding sequence ATGAATCAAATCTCTCAATTCATACCCTTGAATATCGCCTTACTGACGGTATCGGATACCCGTCAAGAAGCCGATGACGTATCGGGTCAGACCTTGGCCGAGCGAGTTGAGCTGGCAGGTCACCAAGTGCGCCAAAAAACCATCGTGCCTGACGATGTCTACCGTATCAGGGCGGCGGTGTCCAACTGGATTGCCGATGATCGGGTCAATGTCGTTATCACGACTGGCGGCACCGGCGTGACCGGTCGCGACGGTACGCCGGAAGCGGTGGCGCCATTGCTGGATAAGACGCTAGACGGCTTCGGCGAAGTGTTTCGGATGCTTTCCTATCGCGACATCAAGACCTCGACGATGCAATCGAGGGCGCTTGCCGGCGTCGCCAACGGCACGTTTCTGTTTTGCCTGCCCGGTTCTTCCGGCGCCTGCCGCACCGCGTGGGATGAATTAATCAAAGAACAGCTGGATTATCGCACCAAGCCGTGTAACCTGGTCCAGTTAATGCCGAGACTGATGGAGAAATAA
- a CDS encoding PaaI family thioesterase codes for MNLRKLIWNARWLSDEQRIKWYPAFWLMRLKVLELSPCWRRVTILLPHSWIATNTGGSMFGGFQACLADPIAAMSCLKVFPGYSVWTRSLHLDFRREGLSDLQLRFAMSSEQEQQIRRELERKGRSTPEFEYGYYQADGSLCTLIRARVAIRPKGYKKDMASNVQPSQP; via the coding sequence ATGAATTTGCGCAAACTGATCTGGAATGCCCGTTGGCTCAGCGATGAGCAACGCATCAAATGGTATCCGGCTTTCTGGCTGATGCGGCTGAAGGTGTTGGAATTGTCACCGTGTTGGCGGCGGGTCACCATTTTATTGCCGCATAGCTGGATTGCGACCAATACCGGCGGCAGCATGTTTGGCGGTTTTCAGGCCTGCCTGGCGGATCCGATCGCGGCGATGTCCTGTTTGAAGGTTTTTCCCGGTTATTCGGTTTGGACGCGTTCACTGCATCTGGATTTCAGGCGCGAAGGCTTGAGCGATCTACAATTGCGTTTCGCCATGAGCTCGGAGCAGGAGCAGCAGATCAGGCGTGAGTTGGAAAGAAAAGGTCGAAGCACGCCGGAATTTGAGTATGGTTATTATCAGGCCGATGGCAGTCTATGCACGTTAATCAGGGCGCGGGTGGCGATTCGGCCGAAAGGCTATAAAAAAGACATGGCGTCCAACGTGCAACCGTCTCAACCATAA
- the pepN gene encoding aminopeptidase N codes for MRDANPQTIYLKDYSVPEYLIHEVDLNFDLGEEHTVVVARLTLQRNPQSQSPNQELTLMGEDLNLLGVELDGTALHAQQYVQTDTSLTIHQAPQDGIFVLKIENSINPKANTAFEGLYQSSTMLCTQCEAEGFRKITYFLDRPDVMSRFKTTLVADKDKYPVLLSNGNKVEQGELAGNRHWVSWEDPFAKPCYLFALVAGQLECIEDRFVTMSGREISLQIYVEAHDVDKCDHAMQSLKNAMRWDEEVYGREYDLDLYMIVAVGHFNMGAMENKGLNIFNTKFVLARPDTATDSDYEHIEGVIGHEYFHNWSGNRVTCRDWFQLSLKEGFTVFRDQQFSGDRASKAVKRIEDVNMLRARQFAEDAGPLAHPIRPEAYIEINNFYTLTVYEKGAEVVRMLHTLLGGEGFRKGCDLYFQRHDGQAVTCDDFVSAMEDANGRDLTQFRRWYSQAGTPQLNVEQHYDAESGQLELTLRQHCPDTPGQTDKPPLHIPVKIGLLNSRGQVELIKLDGRPPVEETVLELTEAEQSFALSGLAEQPTVSWLRGFSAPVIVKMQRSLEELAFLLSYDSDTFNRWEASQQLAGQVIADLIADIQQGRELTLNPVIVEAYTKLLEQQWDDLSYFSLLLALPDESYLASQMDVIDVDAIHQAREFVKKSLAERLQAHFLRLYRENHREESGQFDAGAIGRRRIKNTCLHYLSTLETGDSQSLSLRQFEGAANMTDQMASLSAIVNSRHPAKQACLEQFYRQWQDEDLVIDKWFALQASSHWPGTFAKVQQLLQHSAFDMKNPNRVRSLVGAFSQANPVHFHARDGSGYHFLADQVIALDKLNPQVASRMVTALTQWRRYDDERQQLMKAVLQRIIDTEAISTDVFETASKSLA; via the coding sequence ATGCGTGACGCCAATCCCCAAACGATATATCTGAAAGACTACTCGGTTCCTGAATATTTGATTCACGAGGTTGATTTGAACTTTGACCTTGGCGAGGAGCATACCGTCGTCGTAGCGCGGCTGACGCTGCAGCGTAACCCCCAGAGCCAAAGCCCGAACCAGGAATTGACCTTAATGGGAGAGGACCTGAATCTGCTCGGCGTCGAGCTGGACGGTACGGCGCTACACGCGCAACAGTATGTGCAGACGGATACATCGCTGACTATTCATCAGGCGCCGCAGGACGGCATTTTTGTATTAAAGATAGAAAACAGCATCAATCCGAAGGCGAATACCGCGTTCGAAGGCTTATATCAGTCCAGCACGATGTTATGCACCCAATGCGAGGCGGAAGGTTTCAGAAAAATCACCTATTTTCTCGATCGTCCCGATGTGATGAGTCGGTTTAAAACTACCCTGGTCGCCGATAAGGACAAGTACCCTGTGTTGCTGTCCAACGGCAATAAGGTGGAGCAAGGGGAGTTGGCGGGCAACCGTCATTGGGTGAGCTGGGAAGACCCGTTTGCCAAGCCCTGCTATTTATTTGCGTTGGTAGCCGGTCAGTTGGAATGTATCGAAGACCGCTTTGTGACAATGAGTGGCCGCGAAATCAGCCTGCAAATTTATGTCGAAGCGCATGATGTTGATAAATGCGACCATGCCATGCAGTCGCTGAAAAATGCGATGCGTTGGGATGAAGAAGTCTATGGCCGGGAATATGACTTGGATCTGTATATGATCGTCGCCGTCGGCCATTTCAATATGGGGGCGATGGAAAACAAGGGATTGAACATCTTCAACACCAAGTTTGTGCTGGCGCGCCCGGATACCGCGACCGACAGCGATTATGAGCATATCGAAGGGGTCATCGGACATGAATATTTCCATAACTGGAGTGGCAACCGCGTGACCTGTCGGGATTGGTTTCAGCTCAGCCTGAAGGAAGGTTTTACCGTGTTTCGCGATCAGCAGTTCAGTGGCGATCGCGCCTCGAAGGCCGTCAAGCGCATCGAGGACGTCAACATGCTCAGAGCCCGTCAGTTCGCCGAGGATGCCGGGCCTTTGGCGCATCCTATTCGGCCGGAAGCCTATATCGAGATCAATAACTTTTATACCTTGACCGTTTACGAAAAAGGCGCCGAAGTCGTGCGCATGTTGCACACCTTGTTGGGAGGCGAGGGTTTTCGCAAGGGCTGCGATCTGTATTTTCAGCGTCACGACGGCCAGGCCGTGACTTGTGACGATTTTGTCTCGGCGATGGAAGACGCCAATGGCAGGGATTTGACTCAATTCAGGCGCTGGTATTCCCAAGCCGGCACGCCGCAACTGAATGTCGAGCAGCACTATGATGCCGAGAGCGGACAGTTGGAATTGACGCTTAGGCAGCACTGCCCCGATACACCCGGGCAGACCGATAAGCCGCCGTTGCATATCCCGGTCAAGATCGGCTTGTTGAATTCCCGCGGCCAGGTTGAGCTCATCAAACTGGATGGGCGTCCCCCGGTCGAGGAAACGGTCCTGGAGCTGACCGAGGCCGAACAAAGCTTTGCCCTGTCCGGCCTGGCTGAGCAGCCGACGGTGTCATGGTTGCGCGGTTTCTCCGCGCCGGTCATCGTAAAAATGCAGCGCAGCCTCGAAGAACTGGCTTTTTTGTTGAGTTACGATTCCGATACCTTTAATCGCTGGGAAGCCTCCCAGCAATTAGCGGGACAGGTGATCGCCGATTTGATTGCCGATATCCAGCAAGGACGAGAACTGACACTCAACCCGGTGATCGTCGAAGCCTATACAAAGCTCCTGGAACAGCAGTGGGATGATTTAAGCTACTTTTCCTTGTTATTAGCGCTGCCGGATGAAAGTTATCTGGCCAGCCAAATGGATGTGATCGATGTCGATGCGATTCATCAGGCCCGGGAATTCGTCAAAAAATCTTTGGCCGAACGCTTGCAGGCGCATTTCTTACGTCTGTATCGGGAAAATCATCGCGAAGAATCGGGGCAGTTCGACGCCGGCGCGATCGGCAGGCGGCGGATTAAGAATACCTGCCTGCACTATTTATCGACACTGGAAACGGGCGACAGCCAGTCCTTAAGTCTGAGGCAGTTTGAGGGTGCGGCAAATATGACCGATCAGATGGCGTCGCTTTCGGCTATCGTCAATAGCCGGCATCCGGCCAAGCAGGCCTGCCTGGAGCAGTTTTACCGGCAATGGCAAGATGAGGACTTGGTCATCGATAAATGGTTTGCATTGCAGGCCAGCAGTCACTGGCCCGGGACCTTTGCCAAGGTGCAGCAATTATTGCAGCATTCGGCTTTCGATATGAAAAATCCAAATCGGGTCCGGTCATTGGTCGGGGCCTTCAGTCAAGCCAATCCCGTGCATTTTCATGCCCGCGACGGCTCCGGCTATCATTTTCTGGCGGACCAGGTGATTGCGCTGGACAAGCTGAATCCTCAGGTGGCTTCGCGCATGGTGACGGCATTGACGCAATGGCGACGGTATGATGATGAAAGGCAACAGCTGATGAAGGCGGTATTGCAGCGCATTATCGACACTGAGGCGATTTCCACGGATGTGTTCGAAACGGCCAGTAAGAGTTTGGCCTGA
- a CDS encoding DUF423 domain-containing protein, giving the protein MRSLFLMLSALMALVAVAMGAFGAHGLKQLLTAEMLAVYQTAVTYQMWHALGLGLIAVCSRASPASTLLRWAGWLMFTGILLFSGSLYLLVLLKLKWLGMITPLGGVAFILAWLLLLVFAAKDDNSEPAT; this is encoded by the coding sequence ATGCGCTCCCTTTTTTTAATGTTAAGCGCCTTGATGGCGTTAGTGGCCGTAGCGATGGGCGCCTTTGGCGCGCACGGCCTGAAACAACTGCTGACGGCCGAAATGTTGGCAGTTTATCAGACGGCGGTGACTTATCAGATGTGGCATGCCTTAGGGCTTGGACTGATCGCCGTTTGCAGTCGGGCGTCGCCAGCGTCGACTCTGTTACGCTGGGCGGGGTGGCTGATGTTCACCGGTATTCTCTTGTTCTCTGGCAGTCTTTATCTGCTTGTCCTGCTGAAGCTGAAATGGCTCGGTATGATCACGCCGCTGGGCGGTGTTGCCTTCATCCTGGCTTGGTTGCTGCTGCTTGTGTTTGCCGCTAAAGACGATAATAGCGAGCCGGCGACATAA